In Magnolia sinica isolate HGM2019 chromosome 12, MsV1, whole genome shotgun sequence, a single genomic region encodes these proteins:
- the LOC131221537 gene encoding cysteine-rich receptor-like protein kinase 10, producing the protein MCLTVASLKQSCRLIIISYWKTQNYHFSPLSLSVSLCRMQLLPSKTIHLFLYTCLFLIFQSPIRAQVVHPCQSKGNYTDGSKYGTNLNLLLQSLHTKTPTNGYYNTSSGVDPDRVYGLAQCRSDVSSDSCRECLKTSMDEIIRRCPNKKEGFIRYDECLLRYSNQSFFSQPDIAPEYSIPNRNSAQDPDLFNQQVGVLMNNLSSTELSPSMFVASSVNAPDFQIYGSVECVRDISSKDCHSCLLSMINWIQNCCRGKLGARVLSLSCYIRYEVYPFIQARSPPLPVATPTVPPTVLAPSTPPLPGNKSRVIIIAIVTSVFILALCSSCICLYLRRRKRPIEEKEEDHALSHYLGNHDGSEIINASMQGDQVPELSIMNFATIEASTNNFSNENKLGEGGFGPVYKGTLFDGREIAVKRLSRSSGQGLEEFKNEVTLIAKLQHRNLVRLLYCCIERGEKLLIYEYMPNTSLDAFLFDSVKCAQLGWERRHNIVSGIAKGLVYLHEDSRLRIIHRDLKASNVLLDHEMNPKISDFGMARFLSGNQSEFNTNKVVGTYVYMAPEYAMGGLFSVKSDVYSFGVLLLEIISGRRNMSLHLPEDAQSLLTYAWRLWCSGRATKLIDPLLIESCPTNKVIRWIHIGLLCVQQDAADRPTMSSVIFMLETESMKLPQPKKPVFFIERAIVESDKSSASAKFSSKTDVTIKICSNNDVTISALETR; encoded by the exons ATGTGTTTGACTGTAGCTTCTCTAAAACAATCTTGCCGTCTCATAATAATTTCGTATTGGAAAACACAAAATTATCATttcagtcctctctctctctctgtttctctctgcAGAATGCAGCTTCTTCCATCAAAAACCATCCATTTATTCCTATACACTTGCTTATTCTTGATCTTTCAAAGCCCCATTAGGGCCCAAGTCGTTCACCCCTGTCAGTCTAAAGGCAATTATACTGACGGTAGCAAATATGGAACGAATCTCAACCTCCTCCTCCAATCTCTACATACCAAAACTCCCACCAACGGCTACTACAACACCTCCTCTGGCGTAGACCCTGATCGTGTCTATGGCCTCGCCCAATGCCGAAGTGACGTTTCATCTGATTCCTGCCGAGAATGCTTAAAAACTTCAATGGACGAGATTATCCGACGCTGTCCCAACAAGAAGGAAGGGTTCATAAGATACGACGAGTGCCTCCTACGTTACTCAAACCAGAGCTTCTTTTCTCAACCTGATATTGCCCCAGAGTATTCCATTCCAAATCGAAATAGTGCACAGGATCCAGATCTTTTCAATCAACAAGTAGGAGTGTTGATGAACAATCTGTCCTCTACAGAGCTGTCTCCTTCCATGTTTGTAGCCAGCTCAGTGAATGCTCCTGACTTTCAAATATACGGATCCGTTGAGTGTGTTCGAGATATATCAAGTAAGGATTGCCATTCATGTCTGCTATCGATGATCAACTGGATTCAGAATTGTTGTAGAGGAAAATTGGGAGCGCGGGTTTTGTCTCTGAGTTGTTATATAAGATATGAGGTATATCCCTTCATTCAAGCCAGGTCACCTCCACTGCCTGTTGCAACTCCTACAGTTCCTCCTACAGTTCTTGCTCCATCCACGCCGCCACTGCCAG GAAACAAATCAAGGGTTATAATCATCGCCATTGTTACCTCGGTTTTCATATTGGCTCTCTGTAGTTCTTGCATTTGCTTGTATTTACGAAGAAGAAAGAGACCAATTGAAG agaaagaagaagatcatgCCTTATCACATTATTTGGGGAATCATGATGGTTCGGAAATCATCAATGCTAGTATGCAAGGTGATCAAGTTCCAGAAttgtcaatcatgaactttgctaCAATAGAAGCTTCTACAAATAACTTCTCTAATGAAAATAAACTCGGAGAAGGTGgatttggacctgtatataag GGAACGTTATTTGATGGGAGGGAAATAGCAGTTAAAAGGCTATCAAGGAGCTCAGGGCAAGGACTGGAGGAATTCAAGAATGAAGTCACATTGATTGCCAAACTCCAACATAGGAACCTTGTGAGGCTCTTGTATTGTTGCAttgagagaggagagaaattgcTCATCTATGAATACATGCCAAACACCAGCCTCGATGCCTTCCTCTTTG ATTCAGTCAAGTGTGCTCAATTAGGATGGGAAAGACGCCATAACATTGTAAGTGGAATTGCAAAGGGCCTTGTTTATCTCCATGAAGACTCGAGACTCAGAATCATTCACAGGGATCTAAAAGCAAGCAATGTTTTATTAGACCATGAGATGAACCCGAAGATTTCTGACTTTGGCATGGCTCGATTTTTAAGTGGAAATCAAAGTGAGTTCAATACCAATAAAGTCGTTGGAACATA TGTCTACATGGCACCAGAGTACGCAATGGGAGGGTTATTCTCTGTGAAATCTGATGTCTACAGCTTTGGAGTTCTACTACTAGAGATCATAAGTGGAAGAAGGAACATGAGTCTCCATCTCCCTGAAGACGCTCAGAGCCTTCTAACTTAC GCATGGAGATTGTGGTGTAGCGGAAGAGCAACAAAGTTGATTGATCCTCTATTAATAGAGTCATGTCCCACCAACAAAGTGATTAGATGGATTCATATTGGGTTGTTATGTGTTCAACAAGATGCAGCGGATAGGCCCACAATGTCTTCGGTCATTTTCATGCTCGAAACTGAATCTATGAAACTTCCTCAACCTAAAAAACCAGTATTTTTCATCGAAAGGGCTATTGTTGAATCAGATAAATCTTCTGCAAGTGCTAAATTTTCTTCTAAAACTGATGTAACTATCAAAATCTGCTCTAACAATGATGTAACTATCTCAGCTCTTGAAACCCGGTGA